From one Coffea eugenioides isolate CCC68of chromosome 11, Ceug_1.0, whole genome shotgun sequence genomic stretch:
- the LOC113753568 gene encoding RING finger protein 10 isoform X3, whose protein sequence is MSILPSNTPASSSSSSSSSSTVSPQTPNSDHGSFISPLPSSQQQQQLQHLSPSAVLRSVRISDSASYHDTAVIQAAHDDSDGPSEKVNYWEKHGAGKNMVNVADQVGDGLRSIQDQGKLSQSVASPNNGQSTTSRGGPRGSSTTSAGRKTLMYLMLGEDDRKAEYSKQCPLCFMMISSKDLYTIYIENVKLYSIGDVIEFWLLTRQKDSFRLSLKNNEGIDTIDEVHDSFSKFTFTSDVDLSVREAMSDLDSWLARADSGLVDDMEKLPYVCAAIKQLEQRKKYWNERQVSNGYMTSRLNSSLTTFPGSPPTARVSNIGVDVYESPWGSPSNSVGDKSLWVETSTPDVSSSSLETSDLRESLDDRDRFSSSSSRDNKSLQVRFDGCNGGKDRDSYNFYQAVDGQNLILHPLNMKCLLHHYGSYDRLPNRITGKILQLESVTQSEAMRRRYRYLGHFSLTATFQFCEIDLSEVLPADSLSPFLDEIRNREKQRKRVARKEHRDKVKAEAVGSNYAMSLNLEHTPHDEPPNFSIDDFEVLGTSTTTSSSPPNIRERQSFSNVARLGFAAAHDSPALKIEEARSHTGMEVSTGTRNNSGPSFANITSRGKPPERTDVAEVNKMGKKGKKPSRVLLSTAGSRRY, encoded by the exons ATGTCCATCTTGCCCTCCAACACACCTGCTTCTTCGTCGTCGTCGTCCTCATCATCGTCTACAGTCTCTCCGCAAACTCCTAATTCTGATCATGGCAGCTTCATCTCACCTCTTCCTTCTTCCCAACAACAACAGCAGCTGCAGCATTTGTCTCCTTCCGCCGTCCTCCGATCCGTCCGAATCTCTGACTCTGCTTCTTACCATGATACCGCAG TCATACAAGCTGCACATGACGATTCTGATGGACCTTCTGAAAAG GTAAACTATTGGGAGAAACATGGTGCTGGAAAGAATATGGTAAATGTTGCTGATCAAGTAGGTGATGGACTTCGATCTATTCAAGATCAAGGAAAATTGTCTCAATCAGTTGCTTCCCCAAACAATGGTCAGAGCACTACTTCGAGAGGAGGTCCTAGAGGAAGTTCTACAACTTCAGCTGGAAGGAAGACCCTGATG TATTTAATGTTGGGTGAAGATGATCGTAAAGCTGAATACAGTAAGCAGTGTCCCTTGTGTTTCATGATGATATCTTCAAAGGATTTGTATACCATCTATATCGAAAATGTTAAGCTGTACTCTATTGGTGATGTCATAGAATTTTGGCTCTTAACCCGTCAAAAAGATTCTTTTCGGTTATCTCTGAAAAATAATGAAGGGATAGATACAATTGATGAAGTTCATGATTCCTTCTCAAAGTTTACATTTACTTCAGATGTGGACCTTTCAGTTAGAGAAGCAATGTCAGATCTAGATAGTTGGTTAGCCAGGGCAGATTCAGGCCTAGTAGATGATATGGAGAAACTTCCGTATGTCTGTGCTGCAATAAAGCAGTTGGAGCAGAGAAAGAAATATTGGAATGAGCGCCAGGTTTCTAATGGCTATATGACTAGCAGGCTCAATTCCTCGTTAACAACTTTTCCTGGATCTCCTCCTACTGCAAGAGTATCCAATATTGGTGTAGATGTGTACGAATCTCCATGGGGATCTCCGTCTAATTCTGTTGGTGACAAGTCATTATGGGTAGAAACTTCAACTCCAGATGTGTCGTCAAgttctcttgaaacttctgaTTTACGAGAATCATTAGATGACCGTGACagattttcttcatcttcatcgaGGGATAATAAGAGTTTACAAGTAAGGTTTGATGGGTGCAATGGTGGAAAGGACAGAGATTCGTACAATTTTTACCAG GCGGTTGATGGCCAAAACCTTATCCTTCATCCTTTAAACATGAAGTGTCTGTTACATCATTATGGGAGCTATGATAGACTTCCGAACAG AATCACTGGGAAGATCTTACAGTTGGAATCAGTAACACAGTCAGAGGCAATGAGAAGGCGTTATCGCTATCTAGGCCATTTTTCTTTGACAGCAACATTTCAG TTTTGTGAGATTGATCTTAGTGAGGTACTGCCTGCTGATTCCCTTTCTCCGTTCTTGGACGAAATCAGGAACAGGGAAAAGCAAAGGAAGCGAGTCGCAAGGAAG GAACACCGTGACAAAGTCAAGGCTGAAGCTGTTGGGTCAAATTATGCCATGTCGCTTAATTTGGAGCATACCCCTCATGACGAACCGCCTAATTTCTCCATTGACGACTTTGAAG TCTTGGGAACTTCCACTACGACGTCATCAAGTCCTCCAAATATTCGAGAAAGGCAGTCATTTTCAAATGTTGCTAGGCTGGGTTTTGCTGCTGCCCATGATTCTCCAGCTCTAAAAATTGAGGAGGCTCGTTCTCACACAGGAATGGAAGTGTCAACTG GGACAAGGAACAACAGCGGACCCTCTTTCGCCAATATAACATCCAGAGGAAAACCTCCTGAAAGGACTGATGTTGCCGAGGTGAACAAGATgggaaagaaggggaaaaagcCTAGTCGTGTTCTCCTTTCAACAGCTGGCAGTCGGCGCTATTGA
- the LOC113753568 gene encoding RING finger protein 10 isoform X1 — MSILPSNTPASSSSSSSSSSTVSPQTPNSDHGSFISPLPSSQQQQQLQHLSPSAVLRSVRISDSASYHDTAVIQAAHDDSDGPSEKVNYWEKHGAGKNMVNVADQVGDGLRSIQDQGKLSQSVASPNNGQSTTSRGGPRGSSTTSAGRKTLMVSGNHLLNFHYDPISRQNPRPRAPPPRRQQRRKPYNKDLFIQANYKFVILDSGNYEPESMDPDKMLLWEDIICLKYFTPFEVHCPICLDKPLCPQITSCGHIFCFPCVMQYLMLGEDDRKAEYSKQCPLCFMMISSKDLYTIYIENVKLYSIGDVIEFWLLTRQKDSFRLSLKNNEGIDTIDEVHDSFSKFTFTSDVDLSVREAMSDLDSWLARADSGLVDDMEKLPYVCAAIKQLEQRKKYWNERQVSNGYMTSRLNSSLTTFPGSPPTARVSNIGVDVYESPWGSPSNSVGDKSLWVETSTPDVSSSSLETSDLRESLDDRDRFSSSSSRDNKSLQVRFDGCNGGKDRDSYNFYQAVDGQNLILHPLNMKCLLHHYGSYDRLPNRITGKILQLESVTQSEAMRRRYRYLGHFSLTATFQFCEIDLSEVLPADSLSPFLDEIRNREKQRKRVARKEHRDKVKAEAVGSNYAMSLNLEHTPHDEPPNFSIDDFEVLGTSTTTSSSPPNIRERQSFSNVARLGFAAAHDSPALKIEEARSHTGMEVSTGTRNNSGPSFANITSRGKPPERTDVAEVNKMGKKGKKPSRVLLSTAGSRRY, encoded by the exons ATGTCCATCTTGCCCTCCAACACACCTGCTTCTTCGTCGTCGTCGTCCTCATCATCGTCTACAGTCTCTCCGCAAACTCCTAATTCTGATCATGGCAGCTTCATCTCACCTCTTCCTTCTTCCCAACAACAACAGCAGCTGCAGCATTTGTCTCCTTCCGCCGTCCTCCGATCCGTCCGAATCTCTGACTCTGCTTCTTACCATGATACCGCAG TCATACAAGCTGCACATGACGATTCTGATGGACCTTCTGAAAAG GTAAACTATTGGGAGAAACATGGTGCTGGAAAGAATATGGTAAATGTTGCTGATCAAGTAGGTGATGGACTTCGATCTATTCAAGATCAAGGAAAATTGTCTCAATCAGTTGCTTCCCCAAACAATGGTCAGAGCACTACTTCGAGAGGAGGTCCTAGAGGAAGTTCTACAACTTCAGCTGGAAGGAAGACCCTGATGGTTAGTGGTAACCACTTGCTCAATTTTCATTATGATCCCATTTCTCGGCAAAATCCTAGGCCTCGGGCCCCACCTCCCAGAAGACAGCAGAGGAGAAAGCCTTACAATAAAGACTTGTTTATTCAGGCAAATTACAAGTTCGTTATTTTAGATTCAGGAAACTATGAACCCGAATCCATGGACCCGGATAAGATGCTATTGTGGGAAGACATAATCTGTCTCAAGTATTTTACTCCGTTTGAAGTACACTGTCCAATATGTTTGGACAAACCTCTATGTCCACAGATAACTTCTTGTGGTCatatcttttgttttccttgtgTTATGCAGTATTTAATGTTGGGTGAAGATGATCGTAAAGCTGAATACAGTAAGCAGTGTCCCTTGTGTTTCATGATGATATCTTCAAAGGATTTGTATACCATCTATATCGAAAATGTTAAGCTGTACTCTATTGGTGATGTCATAGAATTTTGGCTCTTAACCCGTCAAAAAGATTCTTTTCGGTTATCTCTGAAAAATAATGAAGGGATAGATACAATTGATGAAGTTCATGATTCCTTCTCAAAGTTTACATTTACTTCAGATGTGGACCTTTCAGTTAGAGAAGCAATGTCAGATCTAGATAGTTGGTTAGCCAGGGCAGATTCAGGCCTAGTAGATGATATGGAGAAACTTCCGTATGTCTGTGCTGCAATAAAGCAGTTGGAGCAGAGAAAGAAATATTGGAATGAGCGCCAGGTTTCTAATGGCTATATGACTAGCAGGCTCAATTCCTCGTTAACAACTTTTCCTGGATCTCCTCCTACTGCAAGAGTATCCAATATTGGTGTAGATGTGTACGAATCTCCATGGGGATCTCCGTCTAATTCTGTTGGTGACAAGTCATTATGGGTAGAAACTTCAACTCCAGATGTGTCGTCAAgttctcttgaaacttctgaTTTACGAGAATCATTAGATGACCGTGACagattttcttcatcttcatcgaGGGATAATAAGAGTTTACAAGTAAGGTTTGATGGGTGCAATGGTGGAAAGGACAGAGATTCGTACAATTTTTACCAG GCGGTTGATGGCCAAAACCTTATCCTTCATCCTTTAAACATGAAGTGTCTGTTACATCATTATGGGAGCTATGATAGACTTCCGAACAG AATCACTGGGAAGATCTTACAGTTGGAATCAGTAACACAGTCAGAGGCAATGAGAAGGCGTTATCGCTATCTAGGCCATTTTTCTTTGACAGCAACATTTCAG TTTTGTGAGATTGATCTTAGTGAGGTACTGCCTGCTGATTCCCTTTCTCCGTTCTTGGACGAAATCAGGAACAGGGAAAAGCAAAGGAAGCGAGTCGCAAGGAAG GAACACCGTGACAAAGTCAAGGCTGAAGCTGTTGGGTCAAATTATGCCATGTCGCTTAATTTGGAGCATACCCCTCATGACGAACCGCCTAATTTCTCCATTGACGACTTTGAAG TCTTGGGAACTTCCACTACGACGTCATCAAGTCCTCCAAATATTCGAGAAAGGCAGTCATTTTCAAATGTTGCTAGGCTGGGTTTTGCTGCTGCCCATGATTCTCCAGCTCTAAAAATTGAGGAGGCTCGTTCTCACACAGGAATGGAAGTGTCAACTG GGACAAGGAACAACAGCGGACCCTCTTTCGCCAATATAACATCCAGAGGAAAACCTCCTGAAAGGACTGATGTTGCCGAGGTGAACAAGATgggaaagaaggggaaaaagcCTAGTCGTGTTCTCCTTTCAACAGCTGGCAGTCGGCGCTATTGA
- the LOC113753568 gene encoding RING finger protein 10 isoform X2, translating into MAASSHLFLLPNNNSSCSICLLPPSSDPSESLTLLLTMIPQVNYWEKHGAGKNMVNVADQVGDGLRSIQDQGKLSQSVASPNNGQSTTSRGGPRGSSTTSAGRKTLMVSGNHLLNFHYDPISRQNPRPRAPPPRRQQRRKPYNKDLFIQANYKFVILDSGNYEPESMDPDKMLLWEDIICLKYFTPFEVHCPICLDKPLCPQITSCGHIFCFPCVMQYLMLGEDDRKAEYSKQCPLCFMMISSKDLYTIYIENVKLYSIGDVIEFWLLTRQKDSFRLSLKNNEGIDTIDEVHDSFSKFTFTSDVDLSVREAMSDLDSWLARADSGLVDDMEKLPYVCAAIKQLEQRKKYWNERQVSNGYMTSRLNSSLTTFPGSPPTARVSNIGVDVYESPWGSPSNSVGDKSLWVETSTPDVSSSSLETSDLRESLDDRDRFSSSSSRDNKSLQVRFDGCNGGKDRDSYNFYQAVDGQNLILHPLNMKCLLHHYGSYDRLPNRITGKILQLESVTQSEAMRRRYRYLGHFSLTATFQFCEIDLSEVLPADSLSPFLDEIRNREKQRKRVARKEHRDKVKAEAVGSNYAMSLNLEHTPHDEPPNFSIDDFEVLGTSTTTSSSPPNIRERQSFSNVARLGFAAAHDSPALKIEEARSHTGMEVSTGTRNNSGPSFANITSRGKPPERTDVAEVNKMGKKGKKPSRVLLSTAGSRRY; encoded by the exons ATGGCAGCTTCATCTCACCTCTTCCTTCTTCCCAACAACAACAGCAGCTGCAGCATTTGTCTCCTTCCGCCGTCCTCCGATCCGTCCGAATCTCTGACTCTGCTTCTTACCATGATACCGCAG GTAAACTATTGGGAGAAACATGGTGCTGGAAAGAATATGGTAAATGTTGCTGATCAAGTAGGTGATGGACTTCGATCTATTCAAGATCAAGGAAAATTGTCTCAATCAGTTGCTTCCCCAAACAATGGTCAGAGCACTACTTCGAGAGGAGGTCCTAGAGGAAGTTCTACAACTTCAGCTGGAAGGAAGACCCTGATGGTTAGTGGTAACCACTTGCTCAATTTTCATTATGATCCCATTTCTCGGCAAAATCCTAGGCCTCGGGCCCCACCTCCCAGAAGACAGCAGAGGAGAAAGCCTTACAATAAAGACTTGTTTATTCAGGCAAATTACAAGTTCGTTATTTTAGATTCAGGAAACTATGAACCCGAATCCATGGACCCGGATAAGATGCTATTGTGGGAAGACATAATCTGTCTCAAGTATTTTACTCCGTTTGAAGTACACTGTCCAATATGTTTGGACAAACCTCTATGTCCACAGATAACTTCTTGTGGTCatatcttttgttttccttgtgTTATGCAGTATTTAATGTTGGGTGAAGATGATCGTAAAGCTGAATACAGTAAGCAGTGTCCCTTGTGTTTCATGATGATATCTTCAAAGGATTTGTATACCATCTATATCGAAAATGTTAAGCTGTACTCTATTGGTGATGTCATAGAATTTTGGCTCTTAACCCGTCAAAAAGATTCTTTTCGGTTATCTCTGAAAAATAATGAAGGGATAGATACAATTGATGAAGTTCATGATTCCTTCTCAAAGTTTACATTTACTTCAGATGTGGACCTTTCAGTTAGAGAAGCAATGTCAGATCTAGATAGTTGGTTAGCCAGGGCAGATTCAGGCCTAGTAGATGATATGGAGAAACTTCCGTATGTCTGTGCTGCAATAAAGCAGTTGGAGCAGAGAAAGAAATATTGGAATGAGCGCCAGGTTTCTAATGGCTATATGACTAGCAGGCTCAATTCCTCGTTAACAACTTTTCCTGGATCTCCTCCTACTGCAAGAGTATCCAATATTGGTGTAGATGTGTACGAATCTCCATGGGGATCTCCGTCTAATTCTGTTGGTGACAAGTCATTATGGGTAGAAACTTCAACTCCAGATGTGTCGTCAAgttctcttgaaacttctgaTTTACGAGAATCATTAGATGACCGTGACagattttcttcatcttcatcgaGGGATAATAAGAGTTTACAAGTAAGGTTTGATGGGTGCAATGGTGGAAAGGACAGAGATTCGTACAATTTTTACCAG GCGGTTGATGGCCAAAACCTTATCCTTCATCCTTTAAACATGAAGTGTCTGTTACATCATTATGGGAGCTATGATAGACTTCCGAACAG AATCACTGGGAAGATCTTACAGTTGGAATCAGTAACACAGTCAGAGGCAATGAGAAGGCGTTATCGCTATCTAGGCCATTTTTCTTTGACAGCAACATTTCAG TTTTGTGAGATTGATCTTAGTGAGGTACTGCCTGCTGATTCCCTTTCTCCGTTCTTGGACGAAATCAGGAACAGGGAAAAGCAAAGGAAGCGAGTCGCAAGGAAG GAACACCGTGACAAAGTCAAGGCTGAAGCTGTTGGGTCAAATTATGCCATGTCGCTTAATTTGGAGCATACCCCTCATGACGAACCGCCTAATTTCTCCATTGACGACTTTGAAG TCTTGGGAACTTCCACTACGACGTCATCAAGTCCTCCAAATATTCGAGAAAGGCAGTCATTTTCAAATGTTGCTAGGCTGGGTTTTGCTGCTGCCCATGATTCTCCAGCTCTAAAAATTGAGGAGGCTCGTTCTCACACAGGAATGGAAGTGTCAACTG GGACAAGGAACAACAGCGGACCCTCTTTCGCCAATATAACATCCAGAGGAAAACCTCCTGAAAGGACTGATGTTGCCGAGGTGAACAAGATgggaaagaaggggaaaaagcCTAGTCGTGTTCTCCTTTCAACAGCTGGCAGTCGGCGCTATTGA
- the LOC113753568 gene encoding RING finger protein 10 isoform X4 — translation MSILPSNTPASSSSSSSSSSTVSPQTPNSDHGSFISPLPSSQQQQQLQHLSPSAVLRSVRISDSASYHDTAVIQAAHDDSDGPSEKVNYWEKHGAGKNMVNVADQVGDGLRSIQDQGKLSQSVASPNNGQSTTSRGGPRGSSTTSAGRKTLMVSGNHLLNFHYDPISRQNPRPRAPPPRRQQRRKPYNKDLFIQANYKFVILDSGNYEPESMDPDKMLLWEDIICLKYFTPFEVHCPICLDKPLCPQITSCGHIFCFPCVMQYLMLGEDDRKAEYSKQCPLCFMMISSKDLYTIYIENVKLYSIGDVIEFWLLTRQKDSFRLSLKNNEGIDTIDEVHDSFSKFTFTSDVDLSVREAMSDLDSWLARADSGLVDDMEKLPYVCAAIKQLEQRKKYWNERQVSNGYMTSRLNSSLTTFPGSPPTARVSNIGVDVYESPWGSPSNSVGDKSLWVETSTPDVSSSSLETSDLRESLDDRDRFSSSSSRDNKSLQVRFDGCNGGKDRDSYNFYQAVDGQNLILHPLNMKCLLHHYGSYDRLPNRITGKILQLESVTQSEAMRRRYRYLGHFSLTATFQEQGKAKEASRKEGTP, via the exons ATGTCCATCTTGCCCTCCAACACACCTGCTTCTTCGTCGTCGTCGTCCTCATCATCGTCTACAGTCTCTCCGCAAACTCCTAATTCTGATCATGGCAGCTTCATCTCACCTCTTCCTTCTTCCCAACAACAACAGCAGCTGCAGCATTTGTCTCCTTCCGCCGTCCTCCGATCCGTCCGAATCTCTGACTCTGCTTCTTACCATGATACCGCAG TCATACAAGCTGCACATGACGATTCTGATGGACCTTCTGAAAAG GTAAACTATTGGGAGAAACATGGTGCTGGAAAGAATATGGTAAATGTTGCTGATCAAGTAGGTGATGGACTTCGATCTATTCAAGATCAAGGAAAATTGTCTCAATCAGTTGCTTCCCCAAACAATGGTCAGAGCACTACTTCGAGAGGAGGTCCTAGAGGAAGTTCTACAACTTCAGCTGGAAGGAAGACCCTGATGGTTAGTGGTAACCACTTGCTCAATTTTCATTATGATCCCATTTCTCGGCAAAATCCTAGGCCTCGGGCCCCACCTCCCAGAAGACAGCAGAGGAGAAAGCCTTACAATAAAGACTTGTTTATTCAGGCAAATTACAAGTTCGTTATTTTAGATTCAGGAAACTATGAACCCGAATCCATGGACCCGGATAAGATGCTATTGTGGGAAGACATAATCTGTCTCAAGTATTTTACTCCGTTTGAAGTACACTGTCCAATATGTTTGGACAAACCTCTATGTCCACAGATAACTTCTTGTGGTCatatcttttgttttccttgtgTTATGCAGTATTTAATGTTGGGTGAAGATGATCGTAAAGCTGAATACAGTAAGCAGTGTCCCTTGTGTTTCATGATGATATCTTCAAAGGATTTGTATACCATCTATATCGAAAATGTTAAGCTGTACTCTATTGGTGATGTCATAGAATTTTGGCTCTTAACCCGTCAAAAAGATTCTTTTCGGTTATCTCTGAAAAATAATGAAGGGATAGATACAATTGATGAAGTTCATGATTCCTTCTCAAAGTTTACATTTACTTCAGATGTGGACCTTTCAGTTAGAGAAGCAATGTCAGATCTAGATAGTTGGTTAGCCAGGGCAGATTCAGGCCTAGTAGATGATATGGAGAAACTTCCGTATGTCTGTGCTGCAATAAAGCAGTTGGAGCAGAGAAAGAAATATTGGAATGAGCGCCAGGTTTCTAATGGCTATATGACTAGCAGGCTCAATTCCTCGTTAACAACTTTTCCTGGATCTCCTCCTACTGCAAGAGTATCCAATATTGGTGTAGATGTGTACGAATCTCCATGGGGATCTCCGTCTAATTCTGTTGGTGACAAGTCATTATGGGTAGAAACTTCAACTCCAGATGTGTCGTCAAgttctcttgaaacttctgaTTTACGAGAATCATTAGATGACCGTGACagattttcttcatcttcatcgaGGGATAATAAGAGTTTACAAGTAAGGTTTGATGGGTGCAATGGTGGAAAGGACAGAGATTCGTACAATTTTTACCAG GCGGTTGATGGCCAAAACCTTATCCTTCATCCTTTAAACATGAAGTGTCTGTTACATCATTATGGGAGCTATGATAGACTTCCGAACAG AATCACTGGGAAGATCTTACAGTTGGAATCAGTAACACAGTCAGAGGCAATGAGAAGGCGTTATCGCTATCTAGGCCATTTTTCTTTGACAGCAACATTTCAG GAACAGGGAAAAGCAAAGGAAGCGAGTCGCAAGGAAG GAACACCGTGA